One part of the Methylobacterium mesophilicum SR1.6/6 genome encodes these proteins:
- a CDS encoding MFS transporter, whose translation MDRIETGARSRADGTRAPSTKALRGLDALNFFLADVRDGLGPYLAIYLIAVRGPDQGWNEATTGLVMTIAGILGLVAQTPAGALIDATNHKRAVVIGGAIAVTASCLVLPFISNFYLVTATQSIAHVGGTIFPPALAAITLGLVGPKMFAKRIGRNEGFNHAGNAVSAAVAGGLAYFFGPVVVFWLMGILAALSIGAMLMVPADAIDNDLARGMTEGEVEVQDRPSGLATLLQNRALLLFAVLCAIFHLSNAAMLTSVGQLLTHLSGKDHATSLIAVCIVAAQCVMVPVAIFVGAKADAIGRKPIFLAAFGVLALRGVLYTLSDNPFWLVGVQLLDGIGAGVYGALFPIVVADLTRGGGRFNAAQGAVATAQGIGASLSATLAGVIIVSAGYSTAFLALAAIAALGFVLYLALMPETRSAAAVGSEPESGTGLPPAVPASA comes from the coding sequence ATGGACAGGATCGAGACAGGCGCCAGGTCGCGCGCCGACGGCACCCGGGCGCCGTCCACGAAAGCCCTGCGGGGCCTCGACGCTTTGAATTTCTTCCTCGCCGACGTGCGCGACGGTCTCGGCCCCTATCTCGCGATCTACCTGATCGCCGTGCGCGGTCCCGATCAGGGCTGGAACGAGGCCACGACCGGCCTCGTCATGACTATTGCGGGGATCCTCGGCCTCGTCGCCCAGACGCCGGCCGGCGCCTTGATCGACGCCACCAACCACAAGCGCGCCGTCGTGATCGGCGGCGCCATCGCGGTGACGGCGAGTTGCCTCGTCCTGCCGTTCATCTCGAACTTCTACCTTGTGACCGCCACCCAATCGATCGCCCATGTCGGCGGCACCATCTTCCCGCCGGCTCTCGCCGCCATCACGCTGGGCCTCGTCGGCCCGAAGATGTTTGCCAAGCGGATCGGCCGCAACGAGGGCTTTAACCACGCCGGCAACGCGGTCTCGGCCGCGGTCGCCGGTGGCCTCGCCTACTTCTTCGGGCCGGTGGTGGTGTTCTGGCTGATGGGCATCCTGGCCGCGCTCTCGATCGGCGCGATGCTGATGGTGCCGGCCGACGCCATCGACAACGACCTCGCCCGCGGCATGACCGAGGGCGAGGTCGAAGTGCAGGACAGGCCGTCGGGCCTCGCCACCCTGCTGCAGAACCGGGCGCTCCTGCTCTTCGCGGTCCTCTGCGCGATTTTCCACCTCTCCAATGCGGCGATGCTGACCTCGGTGGGCCAGCTCCTCACGCATCTGTCGGGCAAGGACCATGCGACGTCGCTGATCGCCGTCTGCATCGTGGCGGCCCAGTGCGTGATGGTTCCGGTGGCGATCTTCGTGGGAGCCAAGGCCGACGCGATCGGCCGCAAGCCGATCTTCCTAGCGGCCTTTGGGGTGCTCGCCCTGCGCGGCGTGCTCTACACGCTGTCGGACAACCCGTTCTGGCTGGTGGGCGTTCAGCTCCTCGACGGGATCGGCGCGGGCGTCTACGGCGCGCTGTTCCCGATCGTCGTGGCCGACCTGACCCGCGGCGGCGGCCGCTTCAACGCCGCCCAGGGCGCGGTGGCCACCGCGCAGGGGATCGGCGCGTCGCTCAGCGCGACGCTCGCCGGGGTTATCATCGTGTCGGCGGGATATTCCACCGCGTTCCTGGCGCTGGCGGCCATCGCGGCGTTGGGCTTCGTCCTCTACCTCGCGTTGATGCCCGAGACCCGCAGCGCGGCGGCCGTCGGCAGCGAGCCCGAGAGCGGCACCGGCCTGCCGCCGGCAGTGCCAGCGAGCGCCTAG
- a CDS encoding sigma-54-dependent transcriptional regulator — protein MATILIVDDDRALREGLSETVADLGHTPLPAASGSEALARLDEAPVAAVLLDLRMPGDLDGMATLERICTRPNRPPVTVLTAFASPANTIEAMRLGAHDHLTKPIGRADLAAVLEAMLKTACLEPAAPIEQVGHQGLVGSSAGMRRVQKTIGLVADTASTVLIQGETGTGKEEVARALHASGRRRTRPFIPVNCAAILGEQLESELFGHLRGAFPGAAGDRAGAFHQAEGGTLFLDEIGDMPVAMQAKILRVIQDCVVTPLGGRPALVDVRLVAATHRDLPALVTEGRFRADLYYRLAVVPIALPPLRERLADIVPLAEHFLAPSGKHLSGSAASRLLGYDWPGNIRELRNVVERAAMLVRGGAITGGDIDLPAARPERRSEDGIPQDWLNGDLPGAVARLERTMIAAALRETEGNRARAARRLGIQRQLLYAKIERYGLGAPGGEMSGDATSDVGIPDVSGDSDRG, from the coding sequence ATGGCGACCATCCTGATCGTCGATGACGACCGGGCCCTGCGCGAGGGGCTCTCCGAGACCGTAGCCGACCTTGGACACACGCCCCTGCCGGCGGCGTCCGGCTCGGAGGCTTTGGCGCGGCTGGACGAGGCGCCCGTGGCAGCCGTACTCCTCGATCTCCGGATGCCGGGCGACCTCGACGGCATGGCCACGCTGGAGCGGATCTGCACGCGGCCGAATCGGCCGCCCGTGACCGTTCTGACCGCCTTCGCGAGCCCGGCCAACACCATCGAGGCGATGCGGCTCGGTGCGCATGACCACCTGACCAAGCCGATCGGCCGTGCCGACCTTGCCGCTGTGCTCGAAGCGATGCTGAAGACGGCTTGTCTGGAACCAGCCGCCCCGATCGAGCAGGTCGGCCATCAAGGCCTCGTCGGATCGAGCGCGGGCATGCGGCGGGTGCAGAAGACCATCGGCCTCGTCGCCGACACGGCTTCCACGGTGCTGATCCAAGGTGAGACCGGCACTGGCAAGGAGGAGGTGGCACGCGCGCTCCACGCCTCCGGCCGGCGGCGGACGCGGCCGTTCATTCCCGTGAATTGTGCGGCAATCCTTGGTGAGCAGCTGGAGAGCGAACTCTTCGGGCATCTCCGCGGAGCGTTCCCGGGGGCTGCCGGGGACCGGGCCGGGGCTTTCCACCAGGCCGAGGGCGGCACGCTGTTCCTGGACGAGATCGGCGACATGCCGGTCGCCATGCAGGCCAAGATCCTGCGCGTGATCCAGGATTGCGTCGTGACTCCCCTCGGCGGCCGGCCCGCACTGGTCGATGTCCGCCTCGTCGCCGCCACCCATCGCGACCTGCCGGCGCTGGTGACCGAGGGCCGATTCCGCGCCGACCTCTATTACCGACTCGCCGTCGTGCCCATCGCCCTGCCGCCCCTTCGCGAGCGCCTGGCCGACATCGTGCCGCTCGCCGAGCACTTCCTGGCCCCGTCGGGCAAGCATCTCAGCGGGAGCGCCGCATCCCGACTGCTCGGCTATGACTGGCCCGGCAACATCCGCGAACTGCGCAACGTCGTGGAGCGGGCGGCCATGCTGGTGCGCGGCGGCGCCATCACGGGCGGCGACATCGACCTGCCGGCGGCTCGGCCAGAACGACGCAGCGAGGACGGTATCCCACAGGATTGGCTGAACGGCGACCTGCCCGGAGCGGTCGCGCGGCTTGAGCGGACCATGATCGCCGCGGCCCTCCGAGAGACCGAGGGCAACCGTGCCCGCGCCGCTCGCCGGCTCGGCATCCAGCGGCAGCTCCTGTACGCGAAAATCGAGCGCTACGGGCTCGGCGCGCCGGGTGGCGAGATGTCGGGAGACGCGACATCCGATGTCGGGATTCCCGACGTTTCCGGGGATAGCGACCGGGGGTAA
- a CDS encoding sensor histidine kinase, with protein sequence MTAYSLRTRLLALWVLLLVSAFATAYLMWGVYNQSTGVQVAQAEIGVDRACRALADRYATLVRLRDGGTMEGDILAVVEAALGASAGIEGGIWSSADGSIAYAYPTYEGTGRKTDLPAAEQETIAALNAQALRADRAVSLRRPSRTQVLLLQSCPLHGPEPGLTAWTMGRAHVNEGPTYTRFVAGLGVLAATVLGSAAFLGWFLYGFSGRIARLEAALAAQRTGDEDLPHLERTGERELDRLVEALNAAGVRLREARTRAVAAERLAAVGRLAASIAHEIRNPIAAMRLKAENALVSADPNRAAAALEVVLGQIARVDTLLRDLLNLTQARPLNRMPTAVAPLLAECARLQEDLARARSVRIEVAAVGLPGTDLPHIDRAQIARALDNLLLNALQHTPPDGRVCLGADRVVVDGGVRLHIRVSDTGRGIEPAIYSSLFEPFVTTRADGTGLGLAIVREIALAHRGAVGLDEAASETTFLLDLPWRPS encoded by the coding sequence GTGACGGCCTACAGCCTGCGGACCCGGCTGCTTGCCCTATGGGTGCTGCTGCTGGTCTCCGCCTTCGCAACAGCCTACCTGATGTGGGGCGTCTACAACCAGTCGACGGGCGTCCAGGTCGCCCAGGCGGAGATCGGGGTCGATCGGGCCTGCCGCGCGCTGGCCGACCGCTACGCTACCCTGGTCCGCCTGCGCGACGGCGGGACGATGGAGGGTGACATCCTCGCCGTGGTCGAGGCGGCGCTCGGCGCTTCTGCCGGTATCGAGGGCGGGATCTGGAGTTCCGCGGACGGTTCGATCGCGTACGCCTATCCCACCTACGAGGGCACCGGCCGGAAGACCGACCTTCCGGCTGCCGAGCAGGAAACGATCGCGGCCCTCAACGCACAGGCCCTGCGCGCCGACCGCGCGGTCTCCCTGCGCCGGCCGAGCCGCACGCAGGTGCTGCTGCTCCAGAGCTGCCCGCTGCACGGCCCTGAGCCAGGCCTCACCGCCTGGACGATGGGCCGTGCCCACGTCAACGAAGGCCCGACCTACACGCGCTTCGTGGCGGGCCTCGGAGTCCTGGCCGCGACGGTGCTCGGCTCTGCGGCCTTCCTCGGCTGGTTTCTCTACGGCTTCTCCGGGCGCATCGCACGGCTTGAGGCCGCTCTCGCGGCCCAGCGAACCGGCGACGAGGATCTGCCCCATCTGGAGCGCACCGGCGAGCGAGAGCTCGACCGTCTGGTCGAAGCCCTCAACGCTGCAGGCGTCCGGCTGAGAGAAGCTCGGACGCGGGCCGTGGCGGCCGAGCGCCTCGCCGCGGTCGGGCGCCTCGCGGCAAGCATCGCGCACGAGATCCGCAATCCGATCGCCGCCATGCGGCTTAAGGCCGAGAACGCCCTCGTCAGCGCCGATCCAAATCGAGCCGCCGCCGCCCTGGAGGTCGTCCTCGGCCAGATCGCGCGGGTCGACACGTTGCTGCGCGACTTGCTCAATTTGACCCAGGCACGCCCTCTGAACCGGATGCCGACCGCCGTAGCGCCGCTGCTCGCGGAATGCGCGCGACTGCAGGAGGATCTCGCCCGGGCTCGTTCGGTGCGGATCGAGGTCGCTGCCGTAGGGCTGCCCGGAACCGACCTCCCGCATATCGACCGCGCGCAGATCGCCCGCGCCCTGGATAACCTCCTGCTGAACGCGCTCCAGCACACGCCGCCGGACGGCCGGGTCTGCCTCGGTGCCGATCGGGTCGTGGTCGATGGCGGCGTCCGCCTCCATATCCGCGTCAGCGACACCGGGCGCGGCATCGAACCGGCGATTTACTCCAGCCTGTTCGAACCCTTCGTCACGACCCGGGCGGACGGGACCGGGTTGGGCCTTGCCATCGTGCGGGAGATCGCTCTCGCGCACCGGGGGGCGGTCGGGCTGGACGAGGCTGCTTCCGAGACTACGTTCCTGCTCGACCTGCCATGGCGACCATCCTGA